In the Dehalococcoidia bacterium genome, TCTTCTTTGCCTCTCTATCCACTTCGTAGAGACAGTAGGGCTCGCGCCCCGGAACCACTCTCTTGTAATGGTATTGCTTCTGCATCTATTCCTCCTAACTAACTGACAACAGCACAGCCTTGTAAAGGTGCTGTAAAAGTTCAGGTCATCCTCTGGGCAATCCCAGCCCCCTGGCGATGATAGTGCGCTGAATCTCCGAGGTGCCGGCGCCAATGGTACGCCCCAGGCTGCTCTGGTACACATGGCTTACCCTGCCCCCGAGTTTGACCCATTTTGACCCTTTCAGCAATTCGCCGTAATGGCCCAGCATCTGCATGCCAATGCCGGATACCCGCTGCATCAACTCGCTTCCGAATACCTTTGACATGGACCCTTCCATCTGTGGTACTTGTTTGTTCTGCTGCATCCATGCCACGCGGTAAGCCAGCAGTCGACCCACCTCGCATTCAATGGCCGCCTGGGCCAGTTTATGTCTGATCAACGTGGCGCGAGGCGATGTGTCGCCCTTCAATTCCTCTCGGGCAAATTTATTGAGTTCGTCCAGCAGACGTCGGGTATAGGCCAGTCTCTCGATGCCGGAACGCTCCAGAGTGAGTAGCGAGGTGGCCACCTTCCAGCCCTCGTTGAGCTTCCCTACCAGGTTTTCGACTGGAACCTTCACATCATCTAAGAAGACCTCATTAAAGGCATCTCCACCCGCTATGTTCTTCAAGGGTCTCACTTCAAGACCGGGGGTCTTCATATCAACCAGAAGAAAGCTGATGCCCTTGTGCTTTGGAGCTTGAGGATCGCTTCTGGCCAGCATAAACATCCACTGAGCCAGATGGCCGCCGCTGTTCCAAACCTTCTGACCGTTCACCACAAAGTGATCGCCTTTCAGGACAGCGGTAGTCTTCACCGCCGCCAGATCGGAGCCCGCTTCAGGCTCGCTGAATCCCTGACACCATATAACCTCTCCCCTGGAAATAGGGGGAAGGAATCGAGCTTTCTGTTCCGCATTTCCGAAGGCCAATATGGTAGGGCCAGCCATAGCGATCCCTGGAAAATCGATACCAGGAGCCGCCTGATAGGCCATCTCTTCCTTGAAAATAGCCTGCTCGTAATAGGAACGCGCCTGCCCACCGTATTCCTTGGGCCAAGCCATGGTGAGCCACCCTTTTGCACCCATCTTGGGCGCCAGCTTTCGGCCCATCTTGAAGAACTCCTCATCCTCCATCTCATCTTCGATGTAGGTAGGCCCTTCCCAGTTTGGCGGCAACTCTTTCTTGAGGAAGTCCCTGATCTCCTGCAGGAACGCCTGCTCCTCTTTGGTGAAGGTAAAGTCCATGATACACTCCTTACCGGCTACGAGTTATCTGACGAACCTCTGATCAAGCAGGGGCGATTTAAAAATCGCCCCTGCCAATTTCTCACGTTATCTACTTTATATTCAAGAACTCCAGGGCATTATCACGGAGAATCTTCTTCTTGATGGAATCCTTCATATCCAGAGACATGAGCGACTGTTTCACAGACTTGAGACCGAACCCATTGGTTCCGAACATGACTTTGTTGGCTCCCCGGCTCTTCATGAAATCCAGAGTGGCCTTCTCAAGGTTGGTGGGCATGTAGGCAGAGATATCGCCATACACATTGTTATGTCTCCAGAGCATGGAGCACCACTCATCCACCCAAGGATATCCGGTATGAGACAGATTAATCTTCAAATTCGGGAAATCGATGGCAACCTCATCAACATACATGGGATGTCCGACCTCGCTGGGCAGCGGCTCAGCGGAATGTCCGACCTGCATCCCAACGGGAATTCCCAGTTCCAGACACTTGGCATAGAGAGGATAGCACTTCTTATCATTGGGGGCGAGGCCGAAGGTAATGGGATGCATGTAAGCATACTTGAAACCATATTCCTTGACGCCCTTTTCGATTTCCTTCAAGCTGTTTTCAATGTCGAAAGGATTGTATCCGGCGCCGCCGATGAGTCTGCCTTTGCCCTTCGCAATGATCTCACCGAGTTTATCCGTATTCATTTTATACCCATAGATCAGTTGATGATGGTAACGGGGAGACCACATCTTCATATCGTTAAGGATGACATATTCATATCCCGCCTCGTCCATCTCAGCGATGAGTGCTTCCACGCTGGGGTTCTTGTAAAGAAATCCCGACTTCTGTATTTGCTTGAACTCCTCCCGGTTGGGCACGTGTCCCTTGAACACGGTCTTAAAGGTGCCAGAGCACATCACATGGTACTCTTTCCAGTCGAACATAAACTCTTCGTCAAATCCTGCCGAGTCCGGATAATTCATGATATCGATAGCCTTAATGTCTTCCATTCTTCCTCCTTTTACTGCTTTTCGGATAACTAATTATTGAACCGCCCCGACTATCCTTACGGGGAAACCGGACTATTTTGCCTTGTAAATGGGTTTGCGTTTCTCCAGGAAAGCCTTCGGGCCCTCTACGGCATCTTCGCTCTTGAACACCTGATAGAGAAGCGCATTCTCGATCTCGATGCCGGAACTGACAGGTTTATCCAGTCCCATGGCCATGGCATTCTTGGCAGCTCGGACCGCCAGAGGCGCATTGCGGCAGATCTTCTCAGCCAGTTTCCAAGCTTCCGCCATCAACTGGTCATGGGGAACTACAGCGTTCACCAGCCCCAAACGATACGCTTCCTTGGCATCAATCGACACTCCGCTCATCACCATCTCAGCGGCCTTATTTCTCGGGATTTTTCGGGCAAGCCTCTGGGTTCCTCCCCAGCCGGGAATAACGCCCCATTTCACCTCAGGCAATCCGAAGGAAGCCTTCTCAGAGGCAATAATCATGTCGCACGCCAAGGCTACTTCCATTCCCGCCCCGACAGTGATTCCATTGGCGGCAGCGATGATCGGCTTGTCCAAGTTATACATGCCCCGTGCAATATGGATAGCGAGGTAGTCCATATGTCCCTTTGATACACTCAGAGGGACAATTTCCTTAAGGTCCGCTCCGGCACTGAAAGCTTGATCACCGGCCCCGGTCAGAATGGCTACCCATGCATCACGATCCTCGCGAAATTGCAGCAACGCATCGGAAAATTCCTTGGTCTGTTGCACACTGAAGGCGTTCATCGCCTCCGGCCGGTTGAAGGTGATGGTTACGATCTTGTCTTTTTTCTCGTAAAGCAGTGCCATATGCAAACCTCTTTCGTTTTCGCTGTCAAATTCAATTCTTGGGCCAGAAAGCCGCTCGAGCCTTCTTGGTCAGTTCAGCACGATGATCCGGGTGAGCCAGAGCGATGAATGCATCAGCTCTGTATCGCTGCGATTTTCCCTTCACACGGGCAATTCCGTTCTCAGTGACCACAATATCCGTCAGCCAGCGAGGAATGCTGACCACACTTCCGGGCTCGAATGCAGCGACGATTTTGGATCTGCCATCGCTGGTGGTCGAGTTGAAAGCCAAGACGTATCTGCCGCCCTTGGCTAACCCGGCACCGATAGCAAACGATGCCTGTCCACCGGTACCTGCCTTCATTGTATAACCCAAGCCATCGGTAATTCCCTGTCCGGTGAAGTCGATGGCAAAACAGGAAGCAAAGACCGTCATGTTCTCATGCTGGGCAATAATTCTGGGGTCAAGACAATACTCAGCCGGATAGAGCTCAAATTGCGGGTTCATATCCACAAAATCATATTCGGCTCGTCCGCCTCCCACTGCGGTACCCACAGCAACGTTCTTGTGGAGCTGTTTGCGCGATCCGGTGATCTGACCTGACTTGACTCCCTTAATAAGGCCGGGGGAGATAATCTCGGTGTGTATACCAAGTTCGGATCTGCCTTTGTATGCGCCCAGATCGAAGAGGAACTCTGTCGACCCGCCGATGCCGACCATTATACAATCGCCATCCCGGGTGAGGCTGTGAACATATTCGGCGATCTTCTTCTCCGCTTCGCCAGGGCCGCCGATCATTCTGCCGGTCATGTCTCGCGTTTGCGGAGGAGTGCCCAAGTCGATGTGCTGTACGAAATAATCGAACTCAGATACATGCGCACTGTTCTCACCGTACGTCCTGATTTGATTTGAATTTACCTCGGCGATAACGATCTTTGCGAGCGCCATCTCGCTGTGCTTGAACCAAACCGATCCGCCAAAGGAGACATATCCGTGCTTATCCGGCGGTGAGACGGTCACCACGAGAATATCCAAGGATCCTTGTATCTGATCGATATTGAAATCCCGGCGCATCAGCACATCCGGGATCAGGAAATCTGCTATTCCCAGCTCAAACAGCTTGTGGATCGTGGGCATCGCGTACGGTGCCTCGATCATGAAAAACTCTTCGACCCCGGGTTCGTACCAGATGAAGTCTCTTGCTTGCATTGCAGGGCAAATCTTTACGCCTCTGACGTCGCCTACCCTTGCCTGCAAGGCATAGTTGAAAGTGACGGGCTCTCTACCCATCGGAATACTAATGAAATCCCCGTCCTTTACCAGAGCTGCAGCTTGCTCAGCCGTGACTGTCTTTTTTTTATATTCTTCTTGCCAAGACATGCTAACCCCTTTTCCTTATCTCAGTTTACTAACGTGATATCAGAACTGGCCCTCTCACTAAATCGACAACGTCCGTTGGCGGCGATATTACGGTTTCGCCGGCGCCGGATTGACCATGCCTTCACCCAGAGTGAACGGGAACGTCTTCGACAGGCTGTCGACGGTCCACTGTGTGTCCCTGCAAAGCGTCTTCACCTGCATCAGTTTTTCCAGGATGATCTGATTGCCGTAAACCACAAAGGTATTGCCGTTGATATTAGCCGCTTCGTTGGTGGCCAGATAAACCACCAGAGGCGCAACATCCTCGGGGCTCAGTTTCATCAGTTGCTCCATGCCCGCAGCCCTTGCCTTGGATACCGGGTCCGGGGCCGCCTTGAGCTGATCGACCAGCTTTACCATCTCGTCGGTCACCGTCATTCGAGTGCCTGCTCGAGGGCGGATGACGTTGCAGGTTACCCCGTATCGGCCCATTTCCATGGCAACTGTCCGGGTCAGGCCCACAATACCCTCTTTAGCCGAAGCGTAGTTGGATTGAGTGGGATTGCCCATAGCTCCTGCCTCGGAGGATGTATTGATAATTCTTCCCCACTTCTGTTCCTTGAAGAGCAGACAAGCTGCTCGTATGCAGTAGAAATGGCCATAGAGGTGTGTCTTGAGAACGGCATCCCATTCTTCTTCCACCATCTTAACGATAGGCTTGTCGCGGAGAATGCCGGCGTTATTTACCAGAATATCCAAACGCCCGAAGCTGTCTATCGCAGTCTTGACAAGGCTTTCGCCTGCTTTCCAGGTACCGACCGCATCGTAATTGGCAACTGCCTGTCCGCCAGCTTTTTTGATCTCGGCTACCGTCTCATCGGCAGGCCTTTCGGCGGTCGCTTTGCCATCGGGGCTCACACCGGGGTCATTGATCACGACTTTGGCGCCTTCGGCAGCCAGCGCCATAGCCTCCGCTTTGCCTAATCCTCTGCCGGAACCGGTAACAATTGCCACTTTGCCCTTTAATCTATCACCCATTTTCTTACACCCTCCTTGAATATCTGCTGTTATGCTAGAACTTTATCGAAATTGAAGCGCTAGAGCGCCAATAACTCCACCAGCTTTTCCCGATGGTAATCGCCATCGCCAAAGAGCACCTCGCCCACCTTGGCGCGACGGAAATACAACTGCATATCGTGATCTCGGGTGAAACCAATGCCGCCGTGAATCTGCTGCCCCAGCGCCACCACTCGACGATAAGCATCGCTGACCCACGCTTTGGCCATACTTACCTTCTCATCACAAGGCAAGCCCTGGCTGATAGCCCAGCACGCCTCATAGGTGATGAAACGCGATGCATCCACATCAATAGCCATGTTGGCACAGTGGTGCTGGATGGCCTGGAAAGAACCGATCGGGACATCGAACTGCACCCTCTCTTTGGTATAGCTCACTACCATTTCCAGCACCTGTTGCGCGCCGCCGACCATTTCGACGCACTCGGCAGCGGCTGCCAGCATCAGTATCTTCTCAATCAGCGCCCATCCCTGGTTCAATTCACCCAGGAGATTCTTCTTGGGCACCGATACGTTTTCCAGTTTCACTTCGCATTGCCGGTCTGAGGCGATCGTCTTCAGTAGAGTACAACTGATCCCCGGACTCTTAGCATCCACCAGAAACAGGCTTACCCCATGAGATGGATCGCCTTTGCTTTCCGTTCGAGCCGCACAGATCAAGTAATCGGCTACGTGGGCATTCGATACAAACAGCTTGGTGCCATTAACAACGTAGTGATCCCCTTCGGCTTTGGCCATGGTGGCTATGCCTGCGGGATCGTAGGTGCCTTTCTGCTCGAGGAGAGCCATGGTCATGATCATCTCCCCGTCGGATATCTTGGGCAGAAACTCCTGTTTCTGTTCTTTAGAGCCAGCCTCCAAGATGGGAAGACCCCCCAGAATCACTGTTGAAAAGTACGGCCCGGGAAGGCACGCCCGGCCCATCTCCTCCAGCAGCGCTGCCAGATCCAAGAAGCTCATTCCCTGTCCCCCATATTCCTCGGGGAATACCAATCCCATCCAGCCTAAATCCGCCATCTCCTTCCAGAGTGCGCGGTCGAAACCCTGCACATCCTCCTCCATCTCCCGCACGAAGCTCTTGGGGCATCTATCGGTGAGAAAACGTCGGGCATCTTTGCGAAGCATTTCCTGAA is a window encoding:
- a CDS encoding acyl-CoA dehydrogenase family protein, which codes for MDFTFTKEEQAFLQEIRDFLKKELPPNWEGPTYIEDEMEDEEFFKMGRKLAPKMGAKGWLTMAWPKEYGGQARSYYEQAIFKEEMAYQAAPGIDFPGIAMAGPTILAFGNAEQKARFLPPISRGEVIWCQGFSEPEAGSDLAAVKTTAVLKGDHFVVNGQKVWNSGGHLAQWMFMLARSDPQAPKHKGISFLLVDMKTPGLEVRPLKNIAGGDAFNEVFLDDVKVPVENLVGKLNEGWKVATSLLTLERSGIERLAYTRRLLDELNKFAREELKGDTSPRATLIRHKLAQAAIECEVGRLLAYRVAWMQQNKQVPQMEGSMSKVFGSELMQRVSGIGMQMLGHYGELLKGSKWVKLGGRVSHVYQSSLGRTIGAGTSEIQRTIIARGLGLPRG
- a CDS encoding amidohydrolase family protein, with translation MEDIKAIDIMNYPDSAGFDEEFMFDWKEYHVMCSGTFKTVFKGHVPNREEFKQIQKSGFLYKNPSVEALIAEMDEAGYEYVILNDMKMWSPRYHHQLIYGYKMNTDKLGEIIAKGKGRLIGGAGYNPFDIENSLKEIEKGVKEYGFKYAYMHPITFGLAPNDKKCYPLYAKCLELGIPVGMQVGHSAEPLPSEVGHPMYVDEVAIDFPNLKINLSHTGYPWVDEWCSMLWRHNNVYGDISAYMPTNLEKATLDFMKSRGANKVMFGTNGFGLKSVKQSLMSLDMKDSIKKKILRDNALEFLNIK
- a CDS encoding enoyl-CoA hydratase-related protein; this encodes MALLYEKKDKIVTITFNRPEAMNAFSVQQTKEFSDALLQFREDRDAWVAILTGAGDQAFSAGADLKEIVPLSVSKGHMDYLAIHIARGMYNLDKPIIAAANGITVGAGMEVALACDMIIASEKASFGLPEVKWGVIPGWGGTQRLARKIPRNKAAEMVMSGVSIDAKEAYRLGLVNAVVPHDQLMAEAWKLAEKICRNAPLAVRAAKNAMAMGLDKPVSSGIEIENALLYQVFKSEDAVEGPKAFLEKRKPIYKAK
- a CDS encoding acetyl-CoA hydrolase/transferase C-terminal domain-containing protein; this encodes MSWQEEYKKKTVTAEQAAALVKDGDFISIPMGREPVTFNYALQARVGDVRGVKICPAMQARDFIWYEPGVEEFFMIEAPYAMPTIHKLFELGIADFLIPDVLMRRDFNIDQIQGSLDILVVTVSPPDKHGYVSFGGSVWFKHSEMALAKIVIAEVNSNQIRTYGENSAHVSEFDYFVQHIDLGTPPQTRDMTGRMIGGPGEAEKKIAEYVHSLTRDGDCIMVGIGGSTEFLFDLGAYKGRSELGIHTEIISPGLIKGVKSGQITGSRKQLHKNVAVGTAVGGGRAEYDFVDMNPQFELYPAEYCLDPRIIAQHENMTVFASCFAIDFTGQGITDGLGYTMKAGTGGQASFAIGAGLAKGGRYVLAFNSTTSDGRSKIVAAFEPGSVVSIPRWLTDIVVTENGIARVKGKSQRYRADAFIALAHPDHRAELTKKARAAFWPKN
- a CDS encoding SDR family NAD(P)-dependent oxidoreductase → MGDRLKGKVAIVTGSGRGLGKAEAMALAAEGAKVVINDPGVSPDGKATAERPADETVAEIKKAGGQAVANYDAVGTWKAGESLVKTAIDSFGRLDILVNNAGILRDKPIVKMVEEEWDAVLKTHLYGHFYCIRAACLLFKEQKWGRIINTSSEAGAMGNPTQSNYASAKEGIVGLTRTVAMEMGRYGVTCNVIRPRAGTRMTVTDEMVKLVDQLKAAPDPVSKARAAGMEQLMKLSPEDVAPLVVYLATNEAANINGNTFVVYGNQIILEKLMQVKTLCRDTQWTVDSLSKTFPFTLGEGMVNPAPAKP
- a CDS encoding acyl-CoA/acyl-ACP dehydrogenase, whose protein sequence is MDYGFEEIQEMLRKDARRFLTDRCPKSFVREMEEDVQGFDRALWKEMADLGWMGLVFPEEYGGQGMSFLDLAALLEEMGRACLPGPYFSTVILGGLPILEAGSKEQKQEFLPKISDGEMIMTMALLEQKGTYDPAGIATMAKAEGDHYVVNGTKLFVSNAHVADYLICAARTESKGDPSHGVSLFLVDAKSPGISCTLLKTIASDRQCEVKLENVSVPKKNLLGELNQGWALIEKILMLAAAAECVEMVGGAQQVLEMVVSYTKERVQFDVPIGSFQAIQHHCANMAIDVDASRFITYEACWAISQGLPCDEKVSMAKAWVSDAYRRVVALGQQIHGGIGFTRDHDMQLYFRRAKVGEVLFGDGDYHREKLVELLAL